The stretch of DNA AATTGCGTACTCGCTTTATCTGGGCTATTTGCACGGGGCTTATAATTTTAACGATTTTCCATTCACGCGCTATCCGCCGCGAACCTACGATGGGCTGGTCAAGGCCCTGAAGGGCGAAGAAAAATGGGAGAGCGAGCGTCCTTTGTTTTTGCTGTTGGGTATTGGCATTTTTGCCGTGGTGAGTCTGATGCGCTACCGCTTTGCATGGTGGCCCCTCGCGCCCATTGGCATGGTCGTGCCGCTGACGCATGCCGTGCATTCAGTTTTTTCTGTTTTTATGGCATGGGGCATCAAATCGATCATTTTACGCATAGGCGGCGTGGATCTCTATCGGCGTTTGCGTCCCTTTTTTTTAGGGTTGCTCGTAGGCCATGCCCTGGGCGTGATCCTGTCATTTTTTGTCGATCAGATATGGTTTCCTGGACAAGGTCATCGCACGCATTCGTGGTGAGAAAGTGAATACCTATTTTCAAGTATCTGTTGTGCTGCCGCGGGCAAAGGTTGAAATTGTGTCTGCCAAGTTGTTTGAACTGGGGTGTTGTGGTGTGGTGGAAGAGGATATAAGCGACGGGATTCGGCTGATAGCTTATTTTGAGGCAGTGGAAAATAAAGCGGATATAGAACAGGCTCTCGTGCCCTGTGAATGCCGCTTTGAACCCGTGCCCGATACGGATTGGACTCTGTCGTGGCGTTCTTTTTTTCGACCGGTTTATCCCTCCCCTCGCATGGCAATTTGTCCACCGTGGAATAGGGTGTCCGATCCCCCGGGGGGTTTTACTATCGCGATTGATCCTCAAATGGCATTTGGCACCGGGCATCACGAGACAACGCGCCTGGCACTTTTGGGTTTAGAGAAGAAGATAACATCAGGGGATCGAGTGCTGGATGTT from Gemmatimonadota bacterium encodes:
- a CDS encoding 50S ribosomal protein L11 methyltransferase, producing MNTYFQVSVVLPRAKVEIVSAKLFELGCCGVVEEDISDGIRLIAYFEAVENKADIEQALVPCECRFEPVPDTDWTLSWRSFFRPVYPSPRMAICPPWNRVSDPPGGFTIAIDPQMAFGTGHHETTRLALLGLEKKITSGDRVLDVGTGSGILSIAAVKLGAAEVMAVDIEASAIENARANCVLNDVDAQVVLGQYSVDRVSGIFDVVVANMISSILLPMVPELAKRLHPEGYAILGGILDREREVFCTALDQAGLILDEMLDDGEWLCAIARKFR